One genomic window of Papaver somniferum cultivar HN1 unplaced genomic scaffold, ASM357369v1 unplaced-scaffold_150, whole genome shotgun sequence includes the following:
- the LOC113336030 gene encoding protein INVOLVED IN DE NOVO 2-like: protein MAIVEFTNDLSGFRDAMTFESVYNSYGRGKRHYCGDQLGLGGMYGWVAREGDYYSDSVLGKNLRNSDLKTIKDVQAEYVRKNEQLVTNLVHLVDEKNDNLERVKLELNEISYSLKNLTERFEFQKQELKIRSEELEKVKAQSESDKEKEKRKNAMKNSKLEMAELEYKKNVLRMAEEQKRVKEAHLRERIEEEKKLDAKDKLELEVELLRGQLKALTYMADDDADLESKKKVEELTKDLKEEI, encoded by the exons ATGGCGATTGTGGAGTTTACAAACGATTTGTCCGGTTTTCGTGATGCAATGACTTTTGAGAGTGTTTATAATAGCTATGGCCGTGGGAAAAGACATTATTGTGGGGATCAACTTGGGCTGGGAGGTATGTACGGATGGGTTGCGAGGGAGGGTGATTATTATTCGGATAGTGTTCTTGGGAAAAACTTGAGGAATAGTGATTTGAAAACAATCAAGGACGTTCAAGCTGAATATGTAAGGAAGAACGAACAACTTGTCACAAATTTAGTTCATTTGGTCGATGAGAAGAATGACAACTTGGAACGAGTTAAGCTCGAATTGAATGAGATCAGCTACTCTCTCAAGAACTTGACGGAGAGATTTGAATTTCAAAAGCAAGAGCTCAAGATTCGGAGTGAAGAGTTGGAGAAAGTTAAGGCACAAAGCGAAAGTgacaaagagaaagagaaacgaAAG AATGCAATGAAAAACAGTAAACTTGAAATGGCAGAATTGGAGTATAAAAAAAATGTATTAAGGATGGCTGAAGAGCAAAAG AGAGTGAAAGAGGCACACCTCAGAGAAAGAATTGAAGAGGAGAAGAAATTGGATGCCAAAGATAAATTGGAATTAGAGGTTGAACTGTTGAGAGGGCAATTGAAAGCCTTGACGTACATGGCAGATGATGATGCGGACTTGGAGTCGAAGAAGAAGGTAGAAGAATTAACCAAAGATTTGAAAGAAGAAATATAA